The DNA region GTGGACGTGACCACCGGCTACGGCCCGGAAATGATCGCCACCCCGACCCCGCTCAAGGGCCAGTACCTGGTCTACGTGAACTACTACGGCGGCGGCTACCGCAACGACGAGGACGGCAGCAGTTCGCCGGGGCAGGCGCTGACCATCGGCCAGATCACCGTGATCAGCGAAGAGGGCACGCCCAACGAGAAGCAGCAGAGCTTCCTCGTGCCCATGCGCCAGCCGGGGGAGCTGACCCTGGTGAAGAGCTTCAGTTATCCCTGATCGGTAGGTGTTTGGCGGCGCTGCGCGCCGCTGGGCGATTGAAGTCGCCCCTGCACATGCCGCATCGCTCGGACATGACCGTTGCGTAGGGCGGGCTTCAGCCCACCGAAACCCAACGAGCGCACTCTTCCAAACCAAGCGAAGAAGGTTGGGCTCTGCGACCAGGGTTCCTTCCAGAAGGCTTCAGCAGGCCTCGATGATCAGCCAGGCGCCGGAGAGGCGGTGGACTGAAGCGGCGCGCCGCCCAGCCCACCCTACGAAGAGCATCGCGAATGAATTCGCTCCCACGGGTCTGTACCTCGGAAGGGCTCAGGCCTTCTGGTCGGCCTGCCAGGCGTCGATGACTTCCTGGGCGGCGCGGAAGGCGTCGATGGCGGCGGGGACGCCGGCATAGACGGCGCAGTGCAGCAGCGCTTCGCGGATCTCTTCCACGGTGCAGCCGTTGTTCAGCGCGCCGCGCACGTGGCCCTTGAGCTCCTGGGGGCATTTCAGGGCGGTGAGGGCGGCGAGGGTGATCAGGCTGCGGGTGCGGCGGTCCAGCCCTTCACGGTTCCAGACGCCGCCCCAGGCGTGTTCGTTGACGAAGTCCTGCAGCGGCTGGGTGAATTCGGTGGCATTGCCCAGGGCGCGGTCGACGAAGGCGTCGCCCATGACTTCGCGGCGGACCTGGACGCCGGGTTTGCGTGCTTCGCTCATAGCGGTTTCCTGCTTGGGTTCATCGGAGGCTTTCGACGCGCACCGGCACCACGCCCGAGCGGATCATGCCCAGCGCTTCGGCGGCCTTCTTCGAGACATCGATGATCCGCGTGCGGGCATAGGGGCCGCGATCGTTGATGCGGACCACCACGCTGCGGTCGTTGTCGAGGTTGGTGACCTTGACCCGGGTGCCGAAGGGCAGGGTGCGGTGGGCGGCGGTCAGGGCGTTCTGGTCGAAGCGTTCGCCGCTGGCGGTCTTCTGGCCGTGGTGGCGGGCGCCGTAGAAGGAGGCGCGGCCCTCGGCGCGGTAGTCGCCCGGGGTGTCGCTGTCGCGTTCGAAGGGGATGTAGGAGCAGCCGGTCATGAGGCCGGAGAAGGCGAGAAGGCAGAGCAGTCGCTGCATGGCGTCACCTGATGGAGGCGAATCGGTCCTTTTGCCCTGCCATCACCCAGTGGGCCCCGCATGTGCGGGGCCCACTGGGCTAGCGGGCTCAGGCTTCGAGCTTCTTCTTCAGCAGTTCGTTCACTTGGGCCGGGTTGGCCTTGCCCTTGGCCGCCTTCATGGCCTGGCCGACGAAGAAGCCGAACATCTTGCCGCGCTTGGCTTCATCGCTGGCGCGGTACTGCTCGACCTGTTCGGCATTGGCGGCGAGCACCTCGTCGAGCAGCTTCTCGACGGCGCCGCTGTCGGTGTTCTGCACCAGGTCGCGGGCCTTGATGATCTCGTCGGGCGAACCTTCGCCTTCGGCCAGGGCGGCGAACACGGTCTTCGCGGCCTTGCCGTTGATGGTGCCGTCCTTCAGGCGCAGGATCATGACGC from Pseudomonas tohonis includes:
- a CDS encoding carboxymuconolactone decarboxylase family protein is translated as MSEARKPGVQVRREVMGDAFVDRALGNATEFTQPLQDFVNEHAWGGVWNREGLDRRTRSLITLAALTALKCPQELKGHVRGALNNGCTVEEIREALLHCAVYAGVPAAIDAFRAAQEVIDAWQADQKA
- a CDS encoding septal ring lytic transglycosylase RlpA family protein — encoded protein: MQRLLCLLAFSGLMTGCSYIPFERDSDTPGDYRAEGRASFYGARHHGQKTASGERFDQNALTAAHRTLPFGTRVKVTNLDNDRSVVVRINDRGPYARTRIIDVSKKAAEALGMIRSGVVPVRVESLR